The Bacteroidota bacterium genome includes the window CAACAAATCAATGAGCGGTATTCCCGTTGGTTCAGGATTCTGGGATGGGACAACTGACAGAACTCTCTTTATCTCACCTTTCACCATGGACCCGAACAACCCGCAGATATTGGCAGGTGGAACATATCGAGTCTGGAGAACAACCAATTCTGCATCTTCATGGACAGCAATTTCAGGTGATCTGACAGGTGACGGAACCGGTGGAAATGGTGCTACAATCTCCGCACTTGCCATCGCAAAAGGAAATTCGAGCGTGATTTATGCAGGTACTTCTAACGGGCGTGTTCAGGTAACCACTAATGCCGGATCGAGCTGGAACCTGAGAAATTCAGGACTTCCTGCCTCCTACATTACAAAAGTAGTGATCGATCCCGCAAACAGTAATGTTGCCTATGCAACTTTCTCTGGATTCAGTTCGGGACAGAAAATCTACAAAACCACAAACGCGGGTGTATCCTGGACAAACATCTCATCAAACCTGCCAAACATTCCTGTTAATTCATTTGCAATTAATCCGGCTTCCACTTCGAATCTGTTTGCAGGCACAGACCTTGGTGTTTTTTCAACCACTGATGGTGGTACCTCATGGGTAAGAGATGGAAGTTCACTTCCAAATGTGGTCGTTTCCGATCTGAGAATCAGAGCTTCTGACAACAAAATTGTTGCCTTCACTCACGGAAGAAGTGTATGGACTTCTACCATTGGCGGAGGTTCGGGAGGTCAGATTACCGAGCTTGTCTATGACAATGGCTCAGTCCTGAGTGGATATAACTGGCCCAACAATGGTCAGGGATCTGCCAACAGAATGACCTCACCGGTTGCCAATGCGAAACTGACAGCAATCAGTTTCTATATCACCGGAACCACTGCCGGCACAGCCACATTTAAACCAATTGTCAGAACAAAAGCCGGAAACGGAGCACCGGGTGCAGACCTCGTGAATTACAACCCTGTTACGGCATCGACCGTACCGGGATGGAACACATGGAATACATCTGCCCAAAACATTACCGTAACGAATGATTTCTTTATCGGAATGATATATGACGGTGTAAACAGACCCAATTTTGGCTACAACCAGACCAATAACAGCAGAGCCTGGGATTTTGACGGAACAACCTGGTCCGCATGGAACGAGACATATTTCATGAGAGCAACTGTTCAGTCACCAACAGCAATCATCGACTTTGACAATTCTGTTCCGACAGCTTTCGAACTCTCACAGAACTACCCGAATCCGTTTAATCCAACAACGAAGATAAGGTTTGCTCTGCCTGAATCAGGAAATGTTACGATGATAATCTACGATATAAACGGCAAGAAAATCGCCGAAATCGCAAATGGTTATCACCAGTCAGGAAGATACACTTACGAATGGAACGGCAAAAACGATTTTGGCAGTGCAGTTGCATCCGGTGTTTACCTCTGCACAATCAAAGCGGGTGGTAAAATTCAGACCGTAAAGATGATACTGCAGAAGTAGAGTTGTTAGTTATGACTTATGATTTATGAGTTATGAATTTGACCGGTCAATGTGTGGTGGTTGAAACATAACGAGTAATGAATCAAAAATTGAAAGAGGCTGCTTGATTGTGATATCAGGCAGCCTCTTTTTTTGAAAGGTCATAATTAACTATTTGAAAAAGATCGGAATCAATGTGATGTAGAGACCTGCAATAATTGCTGAGGTTATCACTCCGCTGATGTTTGTACCAATGGCTTCGGGTAAAATTATCGATTGCGGATTTGCCTCATGGACAGATTTTTGCGCAACTTTTGCTGTCGTTGGTACACAACTCACACCTGCAATTCCAATCACAGGATTGAATTTTCCTCCCGTGATAAAATACATTATGTACCCGCCCATCAGTCCACCAACTGCTGAAAGAATCAGTGCAACTATGCCCAAAACCAGAAGGGTCAGAATCTGGGGGTCAAGAATCAATGATGCATCACAAAGAACTCCAAGCAAAAGTCCCAGAAGAAAGGTTGATCCGTAAAGCAGGGGTCCGGCAATGAAATCAACAATATGCTTCAGCCCTGCTTCCCTGACAGCGACACCCACGAACAACGAAAGGAACAATGGAGCTGCGACAGGGAAAAGGAGACACAAAATTGTACAGGCAATTACAGCAAAGTAAAGTTTTTCCGAAGCTGAAATCTGCCTGATCTTTTTCTTGGGCGGCATCTTTATCGCCCTGAGCTTTTTCGGTACCAGTAACTTGATCAGGTAGGGATAACCTCCATAAGTCAAACCCAGGTAGAGATATGCCACAACTGTGATTGCGACAAAAAGTTTTGGTGATAATTTGAGCGCCGTAAAGAGCACCATGGGACCATCCGCACCACCAATCATTGCAACAGAGGCAGCATCCTTCACATCAAGTCCCATCGCCATAGCAACAGGTACTGTGAGGAATGTGCCCAGTTCCGCACAAACTGCGAGAAACATACTCAGGAAAGGTCTTGCGAGAAGAAATCCAACATCGAGCAGAACACCTATTCCCATAAAAACAAAACAGGCGATAAGACCGTTGCTAAAAGTCAAAGTATAAATCGGCTGCAAAAAGTCAATCTGAAGGATATCAATCAACTGTTTCGGGTCTGAGACCATCGGATCAAGGAAAAGATTGCCTGTTTTTCCGGGTCCCATTATCAGCACACCTGCGTTTACCGCTGCCATGCCTATGCCCATTGGTATCATAAGAAGTGGTTCAAGTACCCCCTTTTTACCGAGATAGACAAGCAACAAACCGAGTAACATTAAGCAAATTCTTCCGATCGAAATTGTCAGGTCGGAAGTAAACAATGTAGATATTCCGGGGAATATCTCCTGTAAGATTTGAAAGTCCACTTTTTACCTCCCTTTCGGATTTTGTCTTAAGCCATAAATTTTCGAACTCCAGGGAGAGTACGGTTTCACTACTTTTTGAATGGTCATGACCGTTCTTTCGTAATCATGCATTTCTTCAAGATACTGATGTATCGCCAACCCGATAGCTGCAACTATTTCGAGATCACTCTCCTGACCTGAGGCTTCAGACTGGACCACAGCAAGATCCTCATGGACATCCTGTGATTTTTCTTTTTGAATTCGTGTGAAGTTTATTGCCAGGGAAATGAGCCTTATTAGACCTGCTACAAGGAAGGATATAACGAAGGTGGAAAGGAATATTATTCCAATCGCTGTAAATATATTCATATGTCATCTATTTTTCTTTAAACTCAACTTTTTTCAGTATAAATAATAAAAAAAGTTATCTTACAAATATAAATACCCTTTCCAATATAATCATCAACTTTTCATTTTTTTCCATCTCAAACTTCAAACTTCAAACTTCAAACTTCTGACCTCAGCCCTCAGCCTTCTGCCCTCACCATCCACCGTTGATCCTTAATACAAAAATATACATTGTTATTGTGTGACAATATAGCTAAATTTACAGGTTATAATAATTTTTTGGAGCAGACTCTAAATGTTAAAATCGGTCTTAAAAGCCATTTTTGGCGATAAACACAGCCGTACATATAAAGAATTACAACCTGTTGTACAGGAAATAAACGAGCACTACGAAACCCTCGCCTCTTTGAGCGATTTTGAATTGAAGGAAAAAGTCAAGGGTTTCAAGGAATATCTCAACAAGGAAACTGAAGAAATAAGAGGCAAACTGGCGGAATTGAATGACCGCCTCACCAGCGTTGAAGGTGAAGTTGAGAATGCAACCGAAATTCATGATGAAATTGAAACTCTTGAAAAAGAGCTTGATGATAAATACGAAGACCTGCTCGATGAAATTTTACCGGAGGTTTTCGCAGTGGCAAAAGATACCTGCCGCAGACTTGTAGGAAAATCTTACACCGTAATGGGTCAAAAAGTGACCTGGGACATGGTACCCTATGATGTACAGCTGATGGGTGGTATTGTTTTACATCAGGGTAAAATAGCAGAAATGGCAACCGGTGAAGGTAAAACACTTGTGGCCACACTTCCCCTCTTCCTCAATTGCCTCACCGGCAGAGGAGCACATCTCGTAACAGTGAACGACTACCTGGCACAAAGGGATTCCGAGTGGATGGGAGAAATTTTTAAATTCCACGATTTGACTGTCGGCGCAATACTTGGTACAATGAGTCCTGACAAAAGACGCGAATCGTATGGCTGTGATATTACCTACGGGACAAACAACGAATTTGGTTTCGATTACCTCAGAGATAACATGGCAATCGATCCTGAACACCAGGTCCAAAGAAAGCATATTTATGCGATAGTGGATGAGGTGGATTCAGTCCTTATCGATGAAGCAAGAACCCCCCTCATAATTTCAGGTCCGGTCGATTCCGACAATCAAAAATATGATGAAATGAAGCCAAAGATCGAGAGACTCCACAGGCTTCAGTCCAATATCGTTTCAACCATGCTCGCTGAGGCTGAAAAGACCCTCACTTCAAATCCTTCGAAGGATGATGTAACAGAAGCCGGTGTGAAAATTTTCAGAGCATACCGTGGTCTGCCCAAACACAAAAAGCTTATGAAGGTAATCTCCGAGCCTGAATACAAACAATTGATGCAGAACACTGAGCTTGAATACCTCAAAGATAAAAGCAGAAACATGCACATTATCGATGAAGAACTCTACTTTGTTATCGATGAGAAAAACAATTCCATCGAACTTACAGAAAAAGGGAGAGAAGAACTTGCGAAGGGTACAGCCGACGGAAAGGAATTTTTTATCCTGCCTGATTTTGGCACCGAGATAAGCAAAATTCAGAATGACACCTCCCTAAATGAGGCTGACAAAAAGAAAAAAGAGGAAATACTTCACTTCGAATACTCCGAAAAGTCGGACAGACTTCATACCATCAACCAGCTCTTAAAAGCCTACACACTTTTCGAAAAAGATGATGAGTATGTTATCACCGAGGATGGTAAAATTGCGATTGTTGATGAATTTACCGGTCGTGTACTCCCCGGAAGAAGATACTCTGACGGATTGCATCAGGCAATTGAAGCCAAGGAAAATGTTAAGGTTGAGAGAGATACTCAAACACTCGCCACCATCACACTCCAGAACTATTTCAGGATGTACAAAAAACTCGCCGGTATGACCGGTACAGCCGAGACAGAGGAAGGTGAGTTCGATGAAAT containing:
- a CDS encoding sodium ion-translocating decarboxylase subunit beta, with amino-acid sequence MLQEIFPGISTLFTSDLTISIGRICLMLLGLLLVYLGKKGVLEPLLMIPMGIGMAAVNAGVLIMGPGKTGNLFLDPMVSDPKQLIDILQIDFLQPIYTLTFSNGLIACFVFMGIGVLLDVGFLLARPFLSMFLAVCAELGTFLTVPVAMAMGLDVKDAASVAMIGGADGPMVLFTALKLSPKLFVAITVVAYLYLGLTYGGYPYLIKLLVPKKLRAIKMPPKKKIRQISASEKLYFAVIACTILCLLFPVAAPLFLSLFVGVAVREAGLKHIVDFIAGPLLYGSTFLLGLLLGVLCDASLILDPQILTLLVLGIVALILSAVGGLMGGYIMYFITGGKFNPVIGIAGVSCVPTTAKVAQKSVHEANPQSIILPEAIGTNISGVITSAIIAGLYITLIPIFFK
- a CDS encoding OadG family protein, producing MNIFTAIGIIFLSTFVISFLVAGLIRLISLAINFTRIQKEKSQDVHEDLAVVQSEASGQESDLEIVAAIGLAIHQYLEEMHDYERTVMTIQKVVKPYSPWSSKIYGLRQNPKGR
- the secA gene encoding preprotein translocase subunit SecA; amino-acid sequence: MLKSVLKAIFGDKHSRTYKELQPVVQEINEHYETLASLSDFELKEKVKGFKEYLNKETEEIRGKLAELNDRLTSVEGEVENATEIHDEIETLEKELDDKYEDLLDEILPEVFAVAKDTCRRLVGKSYTVMGQKVTWDMVPYDVQLMGGIVLHQGKIAEMATGEGKTLVATLPLFLNCLTGRGAHLVTVNDYLAQRDSEWMGEIFKFHDLTVGAILGTMSPDKRRESYGCDITYGTNNEFGFDYLRDNMAIDPEHQVQRKHIYAIVDEVDSVLIDEARTPLIISGPVDSDNQKYDEMKPKIERLHRLQSNIVSTMLAEAEKTLTSNPSKDDVTEAGVKIFRAYRGLPKHKKLMKVISEPEYKQLMQNTELEYLKDKSRNMHIIDEELYFVIDEKNNSIELTEKGREELAKGTADGKEFFILPDFGTEISKIQNDTSLNEADKKKKEEILHFEYSEKSDRLHTINQLLKAYTLFEKDDEYVITEDGKIAIVDEFTGRVLPGRRYSDGLHQAIEAKENVKVERDTQTLATITLQNYFRMYKKLAGMTGTAETEEGEFDEIYKLDVVVIPTNRPMTRSDEDDQIYRTKREKLNAVVSQVEELQKEGRPVLVGTTSVEVSETISRMLKLRGVRHNVLNAKQHQREAEVVAFAGQPGAVTIATNMAGRGTDIKLGAGVKEKGGLFILGTERHESRRIDRQLRGRAGRQGDPGTTLFFLSLEDDLLRLFGSDRAAAIMSRAGFEEGEVIKHPIITRSVERAQKKVEENNFAIRKRLLEYDNTMNQQRTIIYSRRNRALHGERLKTEILDMMEEYAAELVEKYYDNAEIEQLEKDLETYLLLNMKFNREEWGLLNKNGVTERVIKAAHDYYAHKENMLTSEMMARIERFAFLTVIDNKWKEHLRDMDDLKEGINLRAYGQKDPLIEYKNEAFNLFTELLDTIRNETVQIAFKLYPAQPESVQISRRPERRPTRTIKESADNAGMHGGYVPSPKEQETAPVGRPQPVKVGERIGRNDPCWCGSGKKYKQCHGKNA